The Vibrio tubiashii DNA window TTATATATTTATAGTCGTTCAAGCGCAAATTGGACAGCCCGTTGAGTTGGCCTTATATGCAACATGAATGCAAGCCTAATCATCCTACTACAAAAATCAAATCTGAAACATTATCTTTAACCAAAAACTTAAGAATCAAATATGAAATCAAAGAAGTGGTAAACAAGGCAGTTTTTGTTGACTAAAGTCTAATATCGCATGCTAAATGAGGAGGGACAGACACGTCCTTTAGTCAAGACTTTAAAATTCACCACTCTCAATAAATCACAAACGACACCATAAAACACAAGAAGTCACTTAGTGATGAGAAACCTCCAAAATTCAAATCAAAAATAACACTAGCGTTATTTAGATAATTATAAGTTAATCAGAAAAAACTGACTTATCCGACGTTATCATCAGTTTACCTTCCAATAAAAAAGCTCTAGCGGAGGCTAGAGCTTTTTGGTGTTTGAACCAACAATGAAGAACTATGGTTGCTGCTTAGTCGGCGCTAAAGCAATTTCGCGAACACAGACGTTTTGCGGTTGGTTGTAGGCAAACTCGACAGCGCGCGCCACATCATCGGCTGCCAGTACACCACCCATGTCAACTTTCCAGTCGTCGTAACCATCTTTAATCTCTTGAGACGTTGTGTGCGAAAGCAGCTCAGTTTCCACAGCTCCTGGTGCAATAGTCGTCACGCGGACATTTGACGCGGCAACTTCTTCGCGAACGTTTTCAGAAATCGCGTGAACGGCAAATTTAGTACCACAATATGCAGCGTGATTAGGGAATGTCTTCTTACCTGCGATTGAGCTGATGTTGATAATTGTGCCGCTATTACGCGACATCATTGGCGCTAGCACTGCCTGCATACCGTTCAAAAGACCAATGACATTTACATCGAACATACGCTTCCATTCGCTAGCATCTTGAGTATCGATTTGACCAAGTAGCATCACGCCTGCATTGTTCACTAAGCCATCAACTGGGCCAAACTTAGCCTCTGCTTTAGCAATAGCCGCTTCGAAGGTTGCTTTATCGGTTACATCGACTTGCTCGCACATGGTGTTCGGAAGTTCCAATGCCTCTAGGCGCTCTACACGACGAGCCAACAGAAGTAGAGGATGACCTTCGTTGCTTAAACGACGAGCAATCGCTTCACCAATACCTGAACTAGCACCTGTGATTACAATAAGTTTTTTCATCTTAATATTTCCTCTGATTTGGATTGAGATACAGCCTGTTTCGCTGCGATGGAGGTATATTAAGAAAAATCACTTTGTTGATATATATCACTTGAGTTGAAACACTATTGTTATACTGCAACAATATAGATTACTCAATTAATGGACTCTAAGATGTTGAATCAGGTTAACCTCGCAGATGTACGCTCATTTGTTTTAATTGCTCAGCTGGGCAATTTTACCAAAGCCGCTGAGGCGCTAGATGTGTCTCGCTCGCACGTTTCGCGCCAAATAAGCAACCTAGAGAAGCAGATGAAGGTAACGTTGCTAATCCGCACTACCCGTAGCTTAAAACTCACCGATGCTGGAAAACAGTTCTATTTACAGTGTGAGAAAGCCCTAGCGGGGATTGACCAAGCTATCTTGTCTGCAGTCGATGACGTGGAGCAAGTTCAAGGTGAGATTCGCATTAACTGTGTAGGAGGCTATCTAGGGGAAGAACTGATTGCACAGATCACCTGCGACTTCATGGAACAGTATCCAAACACTCAGGTTAATCTTGATTTTAGTAGCCATAGGGTCGACTTGCTGGAAGAGGATTTTGATATCGCCTTCCGCATGGGACGTTTGGAAGACTCAGGCTTTGTTGCGCGCAAGTTGATGACAATTGAAATGAGCACACTGGCGACGCCTCAATATCTCAGTACTCATGGTCAACCTTCTCATCCTAAAGAACTCGCGCAGCATCAATGCCTAACTGGTTCAGTAAAGCGTTGGGGGTTCACCCATCAAACCAGTCAAGATAAGGCTGAAATCGCCATTCATGGACATTTACAGTGTAAAAATGGACGTGTATTGGTGAAAGGCGCGTTGAATCATCAAGGTATTATTCGAGTCCCTGCCATCTACTGTCGAGAGGAGCTAGAGCGAGAAGAACTAGTCGAGGTGTTCAATGATTGGGCTATCCCTAGTGTCGATTTCTCTGCAATCTACCATCGAGACAGATACCAACCCAAACGCTTAAGAGTGTTTATTGATTTCGTAAAACAGCGATTTGATGACCTTGCTATTTAGCGTAGAAACAAACGCCCAAGTACCTCCACGGCTAACTTACGGTATTTGAGCAGCAAATAATTCCGTGGTAACCAAGCAGGCGAGTAAAGCACTGTTTTCGCTTTAGTGAAGGTACGGAAGCCTTCCTCGCCGTGATACTGCCCTATCCCAGACTCACCGATTCCACCGAATGGCGCATCCTCTGCAGCGACATGGAGCAAGGTGTCATTGACCACCACGCCACCGCTGTGAGTTTGTTCAATGACTTGGTGCTGTAAAATTTTGTCGTTTGACATCAGGTACAAAGCCAATGGTCGTGGCCTAGCGTTAATAAAAGCAAAAACTTCATTCAAGTGACGATAGCCGATAACTGGCAATATTGGGCCAAAGATCTCTTCTTGCATAAGGAGCATTTTGTCAGAAACACCGGTCACTAAATGTGGCACCATCTGTCTAGGTTCAAGATCTAAATAGTCGATGGTGTGAATGGTTCCGCCTAGGCTTTTTGCATCATGTAAGTAGTGCTGCAACCTTTGATATTGTGCTTGATTAACGATGGTTGTTGATGACGTTAAGCTCCCTTCTTTTACATAGAGCTGGTAGAAGCGTTCCAAATAACGTTCAATGAACTTAAGCTCTTTCCCTTGAGGTACTAAGACGTAATCAGGTGCGACACAGATTTGCCCGGCATTAATAGACTTGCCTAGCAAGATAGCATCCACCGCCTTACTAATATCAGCATCGTTGGCAACAATAGCAGGAGACTTACCACCAAGCTCTAAAGTCACGGGGGTTAGGTTTTTCGCCGCTTCAGCAGCGACTAATCTTCCTACCTTGGTGGAGCCTGTAAACAGTAGGTGATCAAAGGGTAGCGCGCTAAAGTACCGAGATATTTCAGCCCCCCCTTCAACTGGGTAAACGTGCTCCCCTACTTCAGAAAATAGGTCACAGAGTACTTGATTGGTGTTTGGCGTATGTTCACTGAGTTTGACCATTACCCGATTTCCCGCGGCAATCGCCGTCACAATAGGGGCAATACTCAGTACGATAGGGAAGTTCCAAGGCACCATGACCCCGACAACACCTAAAGGTTGATAATTAACACGGACTTTGGAGGGGAATAGTAATAATCCTGCAGATCGCTTGCTCGGTTTGATCCAGCTTTTGAGATGTTTGATGGTGTAGTTGATATGGGTAATTGCAGGCAGTAAATCGCAGATCAAACTGTCGAACTCACTGCGGTATCCATAATCTTGGCGCAGCGCATCGACTAACATTTGTTTGCGTTCTAACAGTTCGTATTTGAGGATGCGAAGCCATTCTAAACGCTGCTCCAACTCCGGATAAGGCAGACTGCTATAGCTCGCTTTTACTTCAGAAAACAGGTGCTTTAGGTCTTGCTCTGTTTTGACGTGTTCCTTCTGCCAACGATTAAGATCGACCACTTTTTCCATACGATAGCCAACATGTTTTTCTTCAATTCTTGGTTAAGCTTAGCCATATTCGCAGACAAAGTCGCCTTATCCAGCTATGAAAATGAACCTGAAGAAAAAAGCAGCACCAGAAAACCGGTCGTGGGGGTCAGGAGCATGTTGTCAGGTGCTGCTTAGTTTTACCAATTCATCAGTTGCAAAAGGCTAACTAATGCCAGTCGCTCGATGAAAGAAGAGCCCTCTTCAAGTTTGGAGCGATAGTAAACACTGAGTTGTGATTCCAGTTTTTCTCTTTTCATCATTTCCTCCTCTGTTGCCACCTATTTTGCGACTTTATAAGGAAGGTAAAAACTGTCAATCTAGGTTAATTTCATTCCCCATAAAGACAGCGATCTGGCAAAAAATGGCAGAAAAGAGTAGCAAAGCGACAAAACTAGGAACAAAATCAATAAACAGATTTCTGGTTTGATGAGTATTTTTTGTGTCTGACTTAAATTTATTGCGTTACTACAGCCGTTTGGTCCCACTTGGTGTTGGCGTCGAGCATAAAACGACATTGCCAATCGTTGCCGATTCGCTATTTACCACCTCCCGTCACGCACGCAACTTGCTGAATCAAATGCTTGATTTGTCTTGGTTATCTTGGATTCCAAAAGCTGGGCGCAATCAACGCTCTACGTTGATCCTTCACCTTCATCTAGACGAACTTAAAGCACAGCTGGCTTCAAAACGAATCCTAGAAGGTAAATATGAAAAGGCGCTGTCGATACTGGATGACGACGAAGTAGCGTTTGGAAGATTGCTACAAAGCACCTCTGGCGCAACAATACGTGAAGGTCTGCTGCATATTCAGCTCACCTACAAACGCCCTTTTGAACGCTTGGTGCCACATCAACTCCAGCGTTCTAGCGAGCGCTATCTGCTAAGGCAAATCTATTGCTGTTTAGTATCGAGTGCTGCCAACGGAAACCTAGAGCCACAGCTTGCTCACCATTGGCGCTATGATGAATCGAATCTTGAGTGGAGCTTTTACCTGCGCCCAGGATTAACCTTTCACAATGGTGAAGCGATCAGTGGTGAGTCGATAGTAAATCTGTTTAAAAAGCTCACAACCTTGGCTGATTATCAGAGCGAGTTAAACCATCTCATCGACGTCTACACACCTTCGCCAAACAAGATTGTTTTTAAGCTTTCTAAACCTGACCTCGGCTTTGGTGGCTTGATTTCAGGCGTTAAGTATTCCATTCAGCCCATCTCGCAAATCAGTGAGGCACCAATCAAGCAAGTCATTGGTTGTGGGCCATTTGAAGTGACCGAACACTCTGAGAGCAAACTCTGTTTACAAGCCTTTGAGCGCTACTACGCTTGCCGCGCGTTAACTGACCAAGTTACGATTTGGCATCTTGACGAATCTGAACTGCAAAACAAGCAAATTCAGAC harbors:
- a CDS encoding SDR family oxidoreductase is translated as MKKLIVITGASSGIGEAIARRLSNEGHPLLLLARRVERLEALELPNTMCEQVDVTDKATFEAAIAKAEAKFGPVDGLVNNAGVMLLGQIDTQDASEWKRMFDVNVIGLLNGMQAVLAPMMSRNSGTIINISSIAGKKTFPNHAAYCGTKFAVHAISENVREEVAASNVRVTTIAPGAVETELLSHTTSQEIKDGYDDWKVDMGGVLAADDVARAVEFAYNQPQNVCVREIALAPTKQQP
- a CDS encoding SgrR family transcriptional regulator, producing MSDLNLLRYYSRLVPLGVGVEHKTTLPIVADSLFTTSRHARNLLNQMLDLSWLSWIPKAGRNQRSTLILHLHLDELKAQLASKRILEGKYEKALSILDDDEVAFGRLLQSTSGATIREGLLHIQLTYKRPFERLVPHQLQRSSERYLLRQIYCCLVSSAANGNLEPQLAHHWRYDESNLEWSFYLRPGLTFHNGEAISGESIVNLFKKLTTLADYQSELNHLIDVYTPSPNKIVFKLSKPDLGFGGLISGVKYSIQPISQISEAPIKQVIGCGPFEVTEHSESKLCLQAFERYYACRALTDQVTIWHLDESELQNKQIQTNQPGAQASSDCNYYVSHAVSKHLDRNVQQSRTEDGCMFVLFNQCGETVLDDNQRRFLSTYLTPHKVFNYLEQHNLLFGCEVAQNLLPMWHKITRPEMPEAALPKRLTIAIYDYSSLRNCALAVKYLLEQYGVEVVINSYSYRQLTTLAESGQLQESVIITNINLDDNRHASAFNSLYHNPIIQRCIGEQSKAWLLDRLNHLRSDTELPDYLDALEPIASALINQFWLSPLFHHRQTLRFQGVLKDVALTNWGWPDIKNVWSAD
- a CDS encoding LysR family transcriptional regulator; amino-acid sequence: MLNQVNLADVRSFVLIAQLGNFTKAAEALDVSRSHVSRQISNLEKQMKVTLLIRTTRSLKLTDAGKQFYLQCEKALAGIDQAILSAVDDVEQVQGEIRINCVGGYLGEELIAQITCDFMEQYPNTQVNLDFSSHRVDLLEEDFDIAFRMGRLEDSGFVARKLMTIEMSTLATPQYLSTHGQPSHPKELAQHQCLTGSVKRWGFTHQTSQDKAEIAIHGHLQCKNGRVLVKGALNHQGIIRVPAIYCREELEREELVEVFNDWAIPSVDFSAIYHRDRYQPKRLRVFIDFVKQRFDDLAI
- a CDS encoding coniferyl aldehyde dehydrogenase, yielding MEKVVDLNRWQKEHVKTEQDLKHLFSEVKASYSSLPYPELEQRLEWLRILKYELLERKQMLVDALRQDYGYRSEFDSLICDLLPAITHINYTIKHLKSWIKPSKRSAGLLLFPSKVRVNYQPLGVVGVMVPWNFPIVLSIAPIVTAIAAGNRVMVKLSEHTPNTNQVLCDLFSEVGEHVYPVEGGAEISRYFSALPFDHLLFTGSTKVGRLVAAEAAKNLTPVTLELGGKSPAIVANDADISKAVDAILLGKSINAGQICVAPDYVLVPQGKELKFIERYLERFYQLYVKEGSLTSSTTIVNQAQYQRLQHYLHDAKSLGGTIHTIDYLDLEPRQMVPHLVTGVSDKMLLMQEEIFGPILPVIGYRHLNEVFAFINARPRPLALYLMSNDKILQHQVIEQTHSGGVVVNDTLLHVAAEDAPFGGIGESGIGQYHGEEGFRTFTKAKTVLYSPAWLPRNYLLLKYRKLAVEVLGRLFLR